From Nymphaea colorata isolate Beijing-Zhang1983 chromosome 6, ASM883128v2, whole genome shotgun sequence, a single genomic window includes:
- the LOC116256434 gene encoding uncharacterized protein LOC116256434, which translates to MLKLSVRLPFLPLLPSSAVVSPSAFPLRALFSPSGRRGTGSARFSWRARTALSGDASSSLPPAGEVTAAMDPPSEVKTGGVKRTLEDLNWDHSFVRELPGDPRNDAIPREVLHACYSKVSPSVEVEKPDLVAWSESVAELLDLDPTEFRRPEFPLIFTGASPLPGGLSYAQCYGGHQFGMWAGQLGDGRAITLGEVVNSRGERWELQLKGAGKTPYSRFADGLAVLRSSIREFLCSEAMEGLGIPTTRALCLVTTGKGVIRDMFYDGNPKEEPGAVVCRVAQSFLRFGSFQIHASRGKEDLQIVRALADYTIKHHFPHLENLSKSAGLTFKTEGQESMPTVDLTSNKYAAWAVEVAERTAVLIARWQGVGFIHGVLNTDNMSVLGLTIDYGPFGFLDAFDPSFTPNTTDLPGRRYCFANQPDVVLWNIAQFTTTLSAAELISTEEANYAMERYGTKFMDEYQSVMTKKLGLTKYNKPLISKLLNNLAVDKVDYTIFFRLLSNIKADPSIPDDQLVAPLKAALLDIGSERKTAWISWLQTYIQDLAASGVSDEQRKEVMNSVNPKFILRNYLCQSAIDAAELGDYSEVRRLLKVMERPYDEQPGMEKYARLPPAWAYRPGVCMLSCSS; encoded by the exons ATGCTGAAGCTGAGCGTCCGCCTTCCTTTTCTGCCCCTCCTCCCATCCTCCGCCGTCGTCTCCCCCTCTGCCTTCCCGCTTCGAGCTCTATTCTCCCCCTCCGGTCGCCGGGGAACCGGAAGCGCACGTTTCTCCTGGCGCGCGCGGACGGCCTTATCCGGTGACGCGTCCAGCTCGCTCCCCCCGGCAGGAGAGGTTACTGCTGCCATGGATCCGCCTTCGGAGGTTAAGACGGGGGGCGTGAAGCGGACGCTGGAGGATCTTAATTGGGATCACTCATTCGTGCGCGAATTGCCCGGGGATCCGCGAAACGACGCGATTCCTCGTGAG GTTTTACACGCTTGCTATTCAAAAGTTTCACCTTCTGTTGAAGTGGAAAAGCCTGATCTCGTGGCATGGTCCGAATCAGTTGCTGAGTTGCTGGACTTAGACCCGACCGA ATTTAGAAGGCCAGAGTTTCCGCTTATTTTCACTGGAGCATCTCCTTTGCCAGGAGG GTTATCCTATGCCCAATGTTATGGAGGTCATCAATTTGGGATGTGGGCTGGGCAGCTTGGTGATGGTCGGGCTATTACCCTTGGAGAGGTTGTAAATTCTCGGGGAGAACGATGGGAATTGCAGCTCAAAGGCGCTGGAAAGACTCCTTATAGCCGTTTTGCAGATGGTCTTGCTGTATTACGGAGTAGTATTAGAGAATTCCTTTGCAGTGAAGCAATGGAAGGCCTGGGAATACCAACCACACGCGCACTTTGTCTTGTCACTACTGGCAAGGGTGTAATCAGAGACATGTTTTATGA TGGTAATCCAAAGGAAGAACCTGGAGCTGTTGTCTGTCGTGTAGCTCAATCTTTTTTACGTTTTGGATCATTCCAGATACATGCCTCTAGAGGCAAAGAAGACCTTCAGATTGTTCGTGCCTTAGCTGACTATACTATCAAACATCACTTTCCTCATCTTGAGAATCTGAGTAAGAGTGCAGGTTTAACCTTCAAGACAGAAGGTCAAGAAAGCATGCCAACAGTGGATCTGACTTCTAACAAGTATGCAG CATGGGCAGTGGAAGTTGCAGAACGTACCGCTGTCTTGATTGCAAGGTGGCAGGGAGTTGGTTTCATTCATGGAGTGCTGAATACCGACAATATGAGTGTGTTAGGACTAACAATTGATTATGGCCCTTTTGGTTTCCTGGATGCTTTTGATCCTAGTTTCACACCAAATACAACTGATCTTCCTGGGAGAAGGTACTGTTTTGCAAATCAACCTGATGTTGTTTTATGGAATATTGCCCAATTCACCACAACCTTGTCAGCTGCCGAGTTGATCAGTACCGAGGAGGCAAACTATGCCATGGAAAG ATACGGGACCAAGTTCATGGATGAATATCAATCTGTAATGACCAAAAAGCTTGGATTGACAAAATACAATAAGCCGCTAATTAGCAAACTTCTCAACAATTTGGCAGTAGACAAAGTCGACTATACTATTTTCTTTCGTTTACTGTCAAACATAAAAGCAGATCCAAGCATCCCTGACGATCAACTGGTAGCTCCTTTGAAGGCGGCTCTTCTGGATATTGGCTCAGAGCGCAAAACAGCATGGATAAGCTGGCTACAGACATACATACAGGAT TTAGCAGCGAGTGGCGTTTCAGATGAACAAAGAAAGGAAGTAATGAATTCTGTGAATCCAAAATTCATCCTCAGAAATTATTTGTGCCAGAGTGCCATCGATGCTGCTGAACTAGGTGACTACAGTGAAGTTCGCAGACTTTTGAAAGTTATGGAACGACCATATGACGAACAACCAGGGATGGAGAAATATGCACGATTGCCACCTGCCTGGGCATATAGGCCAGGTGTTTGTATGCTATCTTGTTCGTCTTGA